Below is a window of Populus trichocarpa isolate Nisqually-1 chromosome 3, P.trichocarpa_v4.1, whole genome shotgun sequence DNA.
TTTCCACttgttcattaaaatttattattcaatctttattcattgttgtttatttttttttatcatgtaggaaaagaaaacaaacttacatgcTATGATTGAGCTTCCAATGAGAAATATACTTCCTAAAGTATACATCATGTTTAGAAGGAACACCTCCTTTGTGAGTCGCATTCGCACTCGATGAGCCTGCATCAAGAGATAGAGTTTGTGCTTGAGATGCCTCGTCATGGTTGGCACCTAGCAGCTCATGCCCATCAGAAGTGCTGCTAGAAGAACCAGTAATGCTCATGTCCATACTATTCTTTAATGACCTTTACTTCATCagctatataattttttataaaaaataataacattatcactatatcttattttaaaaaaataaaattgatagcATTTTTTCTTATGTAAGAGAGactacctaaaattttaaaatctgcaAATACGCATCAATAATTCATGCCGCAAACCAACTGATTCTATTTataactaatattttatttatttattttgaaatttatatggACAATTGTAAGTTGCAAATTgcacttcaaaataaaaataaataaaaaagtattccaaaaattattattcccACATAacctaaatatttaaattattaaaattaaacaagaacccataaaattaaattaagaatttctaaaatattttaacatcctaatatattttataattacaccatcaaaacaataaaaaacctcaaaattTACTCTCATATAACCTAAACCTATTAATTTCTCGAATCAATTTCACAACCtcatattaataacaataaccTCACTAATTTGACAGCTAATATATACATCAAAAAACCCTCTCAAATtgctaaaattaatttaaaaataaaactaactactttttaattcacataaaaaaaactcattaaattcaattcataCTCTCatattaacaacaataacataatCAATAAGCATATtgtcaaacttaaaaaacaccaaattacTATCTTTAACCTAAATCCAAATCTAATTTTCACCACCAATCAACAATGAACCCaaaccataaaaattatcaatatcattTTCACCTCCAATCCAACAAAGCTTCATCCCAACAATTTATAATTGTGTATATATACGTGCGTTGTTTGCGTGCCCTGCTCTCTTGGGCCATATCACAGGAAAAAACCATGAGCCCTCATGTTTTCCCGAGGCGGTGAAGTGGGCTAGACATTATAGAAGGAATGCGTTCAGCATCTAAAATGATATGAGATCATAGGCTACATAGGGAGTTGCTTTGTGCTTATGTAGAACGAaggatcttttttctttttcggaGGTTTTTTGTCAGGTTTATCGGTCTTTATATTGATTGTTGAGAGTCACGTTGAACCATCACCTTATTGACTAGTGCTCTGTTGTTCTTATAATgagagatttctttttttagaaacgATGAAGCCTTCATTCAAGTCTACGCATCTTATGGAGTAACATCCAAGAAGGCACAGAATGAAAATGGTGGATGCTAACTGTAGAGAGAAGGCGTGATTTGCGAACCAAACTGCACAGCTACTGGCTCTTCGATCAGCATGAACATTGTCAGCATGTGTAGTTCCTTTGATAAGAGAGATTGCAGGTGAAGAAGAATCGGATTCCAACTCTACCTGCTTGAAAACTCTTTGCCAAGCTGAATCTAACCAAACATGGATATATACCCCATAATTCTCCTCTAGTGATTGAGCTGACGCTAATATTATAACGAAATCCTCCAAGTCGAGTACTGGAAATGAAGAACAATCCCCTCAGTTGCTCGAATTAAACAAACAGAGATTGTTGGCTCGGTTCCGATTACTAGGTCCCAACAGTCGAGACACTACGGCCTATCCACATATACATTAACATTGTCAGCATGTGTAGTTCCTTTGATAAGAGAGATTGCAGGTGAAGAAGAATCGGATTCCAACTCTACCTACTTGAAAACTCTTTGCCAAGCTGAATCTAACCAAACATGGATATAATTCTCCTCTAGTGATTGAGCTGACGCTAATATTATAACGAAATCCTCCAAGTTGAGTACTGGAAATGAAGAACAATCCCCTCAGTTGCTCGAATTAACGAAACTACGCATGCATTGGCCCATTATCAGCATTGATCTTAATGATCCAGACAAATGAGGAGGCTGCCCAGTGAATCAGTCTCTCAACTTTCTCAGATTCTGTAATCTCCTTCCCTTTAAAAATGAGATAGTTAACTAGATCCTGGGGTGGAACAAATTGAGAGTCAAAATGGATTTATTTCTCCATAACCAGATAGACCATTGAATATCTTTCATGCTATTCCCGATCCAATCAAGTAAAGACATGTTGAAGAAATTAAGTGAACTAAATTTGGTGAGCACAAAAGCTTAGTTTgcactatatatttatatatatcattaattctGAAACTAATGACTTGGATTTCCTTATAAACagtaattattatcaattttcttataaaaaaaatcacatcatccattaatttttttaatatatttttaaaaatgttttttaatatgcttttaaataaaaaatatttttttaaaaaatcattattacatTCATAAAGTTGTATCATTGACGATATATTCCAACTATTGGACTTTTCAActtgaattcaaaatattatcataacccaacatctatttctttttcattctgtACCAtcattgaaattattttcagtACTAccactatttttaaatttattattttaattattatttattttcatattaaaaatgaatcattaaaaattttatagcGGAAAGTTGATTcgtgataaaattgaaaggggtttgttatagaaaaaaataaggaaggaattgagaaaaatcatgaagttataaattaaatattattaataaatttaaattttatttaaattttataaattttccgATAAAAACTGTATTTTAAAGCAAACCAGTAGAGTGTAACAGAAGCATCACATTTTCATatcctttcaagtttcaactacTTGTGTAAGGTTCTCTTCCTTCTAGTCATAACAAACTCATTGCCAGCTGCTCTTAAAATTCCTGTCACGTCAATTAAGCTCctagttttattaaataaataccagataataattaaattaaggaGAATTGCCACGTGTAAACCCTTGACACGTATATCACGCGACTTTAGGTCAATCCTAAGAAGTATATAACTGAATTTAAATTCATGgtcatatattaattagaaatattaattcatcaataatattctcTTTATCAATAGATAATTACTTTATGATTCGTCTCATTGACTTCATGGTCAGTTGACTAAAATAATCGAACCATGTACATACCAGGCATTGAAATCCCATGTTCCAATATGCCTCCGATTAATTCCTTCATCTTTTTCAatacttttctttcttgaatcatatatatatatgcaaaataaattttagaggGAGTTTAAGAATATACTATCAattgtttcttaaaatatttttattttagaaatgtattaaaataatatttttttttatttttaaaaaattaattttaacgtCAGCACATTAAAAACGatccgaaaacataaaaaaattaaagtaaagtaaagtaaagtaaaaaacattaatctcaTGAAAACATGGTTTGCACAACgtttccaaataatattttaaaaataaaaaaaatattattttaatatattttaaaataaaaaatattttaaaaaataattataactactCATACCGCTAATTATATCAGCAGCATAGGTAACGGCACCGGTACCAGTTATGGAGGAGGCAGTACTCCAGCGCCGGCCGCGAACGTTGACCatttactttcattttattttcctttttcctcaTCGTCTTCTAGAAGGAACAGGGAATAAAAGCATGACACCAAGTGTCCTAAATGATCTAACTCGGACACAATTATATACAACTAGGTACACAATCACTTACTTTCTGGcttttgaagaaagaaaacgaaaagaaagGAAGACATGCTTAGCAAACAAGTTGTGCATGAACCTCACAACTCACTTCGTTCGCAGTATTCAACAACAACAGTATTTAATTACACAACTCTTATGCtaattttgtttgattacaGGTTTACCTTGAGTTATAATATTCTATGCttataaactaaatttattatgcTAAACTAATCATAATAAGTAATCATATCAGTCCGTTTGTTTGCGTGGTTGCTTCTGTGTTTGAAGCAACCAGAGCCAAATAATTGATTGGTAACATTCAAAATGCAATTTATTCCTGGTGGGGCCTATTGAGTTTTGCGTTTAAAACGCAGTTAAATTCAAAGCAGCTCTCGGCTGCTTTTCTTTCTCTGCACTGTTCATAAGTGaatagtactttttttttcgaaaaaccagtgcagtgaatttaattcactcgcactgtttaTGTTTACGtgaactgtaatttttttttataaaaaaactagtttagagtaaattaaatttattcgcactttaatctcaattttattcctgataatattttatctaattttattacacgctaaaaaaatcatggaaactgtagttcttatcggataaattttgtacgtaatgaaattgtagatagtttaatggaacaataaaaaatattttatataaaatattatttattttatgatataatagtagtagttaaatctacaatatttaaatttaaaaccattaatattaatatatatattttatagttattttataacctcattttaaaaagcattcttaaccaaatacattaaattattttttatttaacctcaactaaaaatattttttataaaatatttttttttaaaatcataatcagAGCAGCTATCCATAAGTTTAGATGCATTTAGATGCATTCTACTTGGTCTTTAAATTAGCCGGggaggaataaataaataaaacacgaAAACATAACTACCTGGCAAAGGGCTATGCCATCTGCTTGTTGTTCACAGCTGTCAGTCATATCATTTTGGTTGTCGCCGCCGAATCACGGTTTTATCATTAAGGAAGCAACGCCGTTGTTAATTAGAGTCCCTGCTTGCCACATGGATCTCCTTTGTGATATCCTTATTTTCAGCCTAAAATAATGCCAGCTGTAACACTTACAAGGCAAGTACAGATGTCGTTCTTTAGCTAATTCTATGTTTACATATGTGGAAACAGGCGTTTGCCAGCAAGCTAAAAGGtcaaaaaaatcagttttgacTAAATTATCTAATCCTTGGAGCCCAAGCACCAAGTTAGCCCTGAAATTTTATACTACTCGAAAATAACTAGTAATTACTTTAAATATCtatgaaaaaaagtaaatataattaaaaaaatcataaataaagatattcttATTACTTTTGATAGGTCATGAGTTTTatgttctcttttttctttgtgtctgTCTCTTTCTTTAAGGTGAGTTCAGGAAGTAACTAATAAGattcctttctttcttgataTATAAGCAtgtattcttttaatattgatttttttataatttatttcttgcgtgcacctcgactaatctcacgggccctgaagttaacgaccatgtaagtctccaataGCCATGAAGTTTGTGGaactcgaactagtgatcttTAAGGAACAAATTCAGAACTAACGAGTTGAACTATACCTCGCATGGTTGTTCAATATCGATTCTTTTACTACAAAATGTGGCATACTTTACGTCAACAACCAATGatgttggttttggttttttagataACATAAATACATCTACCAAAGCttaataaaactattataaGAATATTCAATATTTTAGAAGGATCCCAATTAagactatttaatttattttttccctgttttttgcTGCGCGCcttgtattattaaaaataaaattgtgaagCATATCTTTAGGCCCTATTGCTTTGGGAGACAGATTCTTGACATATTTTTCATGCATGCCCGTTAAACAATGATAGAGAGACCAGAGAGAGTGAAGGGCTATGTCGTCCTCCTTCTTGCTGCCAAAGTATGTGCCAAAATCACCCTCTAAGAACAGCAAATTTAACTCAGCTAATGTTATGGCAAGAAGCAGCTGTCCTTGCAAATTAAAATGACTCGGGAAATGGATTATTGAcagtatatataattatatatttttttaaattaaaaaaagaagaaggaaaaggtCCATTATCAGTAGAAAATGATCTTATAAGTTGACGGATAAATTGTACGTAAATAGATGAGTTTCAGGGGTCTTATAGGTAATTTTACTAAGTTAAAGAACATGGTTCAGAACGAAACGGCGCGCAAAATCTTATGCCGGGGAAGATAGAGAATCCTGCGTGGCTAAatcttctctctctcaaaaaaggGCACTCTCCTTTTCCGCATCCTCCCTAAAAAAAGCCTTCGAGCTTCCTCGTTGCCAAGTCAGGGATTCTTGTTTGCCTGAACCACTCCTTTTTCtctccctatatatatatatatatgtccatTCAAGgatttctctctctaaaaccaAGCTAAAAATTCCTGCCTTTGAGAGCCTGTATCTTGTTGATTTAGAGCAGctcatttctttgtttcttcccTTTCAtagaattaaaagataaataccaATCTCCTCGGTTTTGCTTCTCTAAATTCTTGCTTTTTTCCCCCTAGAAAGTTTTGCATTTCTTTGCTTCTTGGGTTCATTAATGCAGATTCTTGATGTTACTTGATGCCCATTTCTGCATCTCTGTTAATCTTATCACCTCATCATTGCTTCAAAGAGCAACCCAGAAAGTAGAAACCATTaacgaaaagaaaatataaagacagaacctctttctcttcccttttttttttttgtgatttgttgaAGGCTTGTAGAGATCAAAATGTTTGACTGCCTTACAAGGTCCAACTTCTATACAAAATGGTATATTAAAGacctgattattattttttttatcttttattcttttctgttttattgATAGAGCTCTGTTTCATTGACTGATATTGGatggttcttttgtttttcttgattacTGCAGCAAGACATCTGTAAAGATAACAAAGACACGCCTTGAGgcattaaagaagaagaagaacagtgTGATAAAGTACTTAAAGAATGATATGGCTGATCtcatcagaactgatcatgctTACAAAGCTTTTTGCAgggttggtttttcttttttccccaaTTTCTTTTACATTAATCGGCTGGAGTCAAATTGATTTTTCGTGGGTTTTTAATGATGCGGTAGCCTGAGTTTTTAGTGTCATTAATTTGCACATTTCCAGTCACTTTCTTGATGGGTTTATCTGTTTTGTTTATATCAGTCATCTGGCAGATACGTAGCTGTTTATTTTCTGTTGTTTGCTTCTGTAGAGAAAACATGGCATCCTTGCAGGACTAATACGGCACATTTGTCATGACGTTTTCTAGTTTATTAAGCTAATCTGTCATTGCTGCCTTGATTCACATGACATGCAGCTCTTGTATTGTTCATACCTTCCATTCCACAAGCACCTTCTTAGTCGTTGGTTGAGACTTGAAATGGTAAACAGTTTGTTTTCATTGTGCAGGCAGAAGGGCTTCTGGCTGAGCAAAACATGATAATCTATTACAATTTCATTGAGCAGCTCTGTGATTGCATCTCGGGCAATCTTTCCCTTATGAACAAACAGAAGTATGCTTTGCTATTCAACATGCTTTTGACtacctattttttattgtttatcaattctttcttttcttgcatcATCTCTCTCATATTCTTTATTACATGCAGCCAATTAATTAGAGAGAATGTAAATTACTAATGCAGTCATCTAAccgaaaaataataataattgaagaacAACACAGAATGTTTTCAAGGAATGGTAAGGAAAAGCACAGGCCGGAAGAGTCAATAATCCATGTGTAGTAGCTGTAATCAACTAATGCTAGTGCTTCCAGTACTTCTCGAATTTCTGCTACGACATGATATGTGCTATGTACCACGTAAATTATGCTTTAAATATATGTTACGTGATCTTGATTGAATATGGAAGACAAACATAAGCACTTTCAATTAACCTGTTTCCTTTTTCCTATAAAAGTGAAGCTCCGTGAAACTGATCAAACCTGTTTGCCGCAGAGCTAATGCTTCCTACCTGATATCTATCAAAACCTCGAAGACTTCTAATTTTTTGCCAGTATCTATGAAATCTTTTACCAGTTTCTATGAATTTTGTTACCAGTAGACACAGGTTACTGGGGGTGGCAGGAGCTAATTTTTTTGGGAACTGGCCTCTGGAAAAGGCAATATCAGTGAAAATACTAGTTGTAGCaacagaaaattaaaacaaaaaggaacTTTAGTTTTGTGCCCTCAAGATAACCATTGGATTAATTAGGAGAATTAGTTTGTCGTATGCTATTATGATAGTATTGTGAGACCTCAAGCTGACTTGTTTCTAAATCTTTGGCTTTCAGTACCTTTCATGCTCTCAGTTCGCATTTTCAAATCGACTGTTTTTAGTATGTCATTCACACGTGCTTTCTACTTTCCTTTTTTGATTCAGGGAATGCCCCGAGGAATGCAAAGAAGCTGTGCAATCTCTAATATATGCTGCAGCAAGATTTTCTGAATTTCCAGAGCTGCGAGATCTTCGTTCTGAATTCATTAATAGATATGGACCTCCTCTTGAAGCATTAGTTAATAAAGAGGTCATAACAGATAGTTCATCTTCATTATTTACTAATAAATCATATAGGCCCGGGCCTATTTATGGGGATCATCTTGGTTTTTGTACTGATGTGGCCGATTACTGATGTGCAGTTTGTTGACATGTTGAAGCCGAAGTCTATCACAGAAGAGATGAAGCTTCAATTAATGCACGACATAGCACTAGAGTTCTCCATAGAATGGAATTCAAAGTCTTTGGAACAGAAACTCTTTAAACCACCTCCGCCTCAACAAGTAAGCTTCCTGGATTATCCCAGTTATTATATGCCAATACTGAAAAGGGAAATGGACTAGATTTTGGAAATGTAgtgtcaaaatatattttctgcTAATTAAGGTAGCCTTGTCACTTGTGTCTCCGACCAAGTTTCCTTCCAAGCATGCTTTTTGGACATTACATGCTTTACTGCTTGAAATCATTTGAAGATCTGCTGTCCGATTCATAATCAGAACAAgcatggccttttttttttgcaggaccAGCATAGGCATGAACATAATGATGAATATGAGCCGAAGAAGAGCAAGGATGACGCTTTTAGCTTGAATGATGATGACGGATACAAATGGGTAAAGAACAAGGATGATGCTTGCACAAAAAGAGACAGCCATGACTTGGCCAACAAAGTACATGACAAGAGGGAGCATACCTTCCAGGAAAGAGATGATGAAAGGATTTTCACTTATCGAGGAAGACAGAATGCCAGTGATGAAAAATACAAACTGCAAAGCAGCAGTGAAGATGAAGTGTTTTCAGTCAGCAGGAGAGACAGCACTGACCAAGATAGCCTACTAGCTAGTTCAAGTTCAGTAGGAAGTGTTTCAGAAGATGAAGTAGATAGCAAGAAGCCCATTCCCTATAGATTTATTCCTCCCCCTTACCGCAGAACAACAAttgagaaagaaagcaagatcGAAGAAACCCTACaaccaaatgataaaattgctGCAGAGGAAGCAAATCATCCAGATGACTCGATCAAGGAAACCAAGCCCAAACCGAGATCAGTCAGAAGTAGACCATTGAAGCCACAACCAGGACACGAAAATTTTGGCAGTATTGAAAGACCGTTGAAGCCACCGCCAGGTCGTGAAAGGGTTGGCAGTATAAGCGATGAGTCTGCCAGGACTAAATCAAGTGCAATGAAGCAAGAAGAGCCTAGACGAGGTTCTAGAATCCTAAAAACAGATGATGATGAAAgggatgaagaagaaaaggtaaaGGATGGAC
It encodes the following:
- the LOC18110418 gene encoding uncharacterized protein LOC18110418 isoform X7; this encodes MFDCLTRSNFYTKCKTSVKITKTRLEALKKKKNSVIKYLKNDMADLIRTDHAYKAFCRAEGLLAEQNMIIYYNFIEQLCDCISGNLSLMNKQKECPEECKEAVQSLIYAAARFSEFPELRDLRSEFINRYGPPLEALVNKEFVDMLKPKSITEEMKLQLMHDIALEFSIEWNSKSLEQKLFKPPPPQQDQHRHEHNDEYEPKKSKDDAFSLNDDDGYKWVKNKDDACTKRDSHDLANKVHDKREHTFQERDDERIFTYRGRQNASDEKYKLQSSSEDEVFSVSRRDSTDQDSLLASSSSVGSVSEDEVDSKKPIPYRFIPPPYRRTTIEKESKIEETLQPNDKIAAEEANHPDDSIKETKPKPRSVRSRPLKPQPGHENFGSIERPLKPPPGRERVGSIESDESARTKSSTMKQEEPRRGSRILKTDDDDERDEEEKVMDGLLMHYGKKDSPHEPSKSSPCIKPPPSSQASDDVAKTSRLRNVISELTLPTGRTSSLRESGTTRLGRAVSAEPDIMTGRVHPNLPDYDELAARIAALKGR
- the LOC18110418 gene encoding uncharacterized protein LOC18110418 isoform X11; the protein is MFDCLTRSNFYTKCKTSVKITKTRLEALKKKKNSVIKYLKNDMADLIRTDHAYKAFCRAEGLLAEQNMIIYYNFIEQLCDCISGNLSLMNKQKECPEECKEAVQSLIYAAARFSEFPELRDLRSEFINRYGPPLEALVNKEFVDMLKPKSITEEMKLQLMHDIALEFSIEWNSKSLEQKLFKPPPPQQDQHRHEHNDEYEPKKSKDDAFSLNDDDGYKWVKNKDDACTKRDSHDLANKVHDKREHTFQERDDERIFTYRGRQNASDEKYKLQSSSEDEVFSVSRRDSTDQDSLLASSSSVGSVSEDEVDSKKPIPYRFIPPPYRRTTIEKESKIEETLQPNDKIAAEEANHPDDSIKETKPKPRSVRSRPLKPQPGHENFGSIERPLKPPPGRERVGSISDESARTKSSAMKQEEPRRGSRILKTDDDERDEEEKVKDGLLMHYGKKDSPHEPSKSSPCIKPPPSSQASDDAAKTSRLRSVISELTLPTGRTSSLREPGTTRLGRAVSAEPDIMTGRVHPNLPDYDELAARIAALKGR
- the LOC18110418 gene encoding uncharacterized protein LOC18110418 isoform X9 — its product is MFDCLTRSNFYTKCKTSVKITKTRLEALKKKKNSVIKYLKNDMADLIRTDHAYKAFCRAEGLLAEQNMIIYYNFIEQLCDCISGNLSLMNKQKECPEECKEAVQSLIYAAARFSEFPELRDLRSEFINRYGPPLEALVNKEFVDMLKPKSITEEMKLQLMHDIALEFSIEWNSKSLEQKLFKPPPPQQDQHRHEHNDEYEPKKSKDDAFSLNDDDGYKWVKNKDDACTKRDSHDLANKVHDKREHTFQERDDERIFTYRGRQNASDEKYKLQSSSEDEVFSVSRRDSTDQDSLLASSSSVGSVSEDEVDSKKPIPYRFIPPPYRRTTIEKESKIEETLQPNDKIAAEEANHPDDSIKETKPKPRSVRSRPLKPQPGHENFGSIERPLKPPPGRERVGSISDESARTKSSAMKQEEPRRGSRILKTDDDDERDEEEKVMDGLLMHYGKKDSPHEPSKSSPCIKPPPSSQASDDVAKTSRLRNVISELTLPTGRTSSLRESGTTRLGRAVSAEPDIMTGRVHPNLPDYDELAARIAALKGR
- the LOC18110418 gene encoding uncharacterized protein LOC18110418 isoform X10 translates to MFDCLTRSNFYTKCKTSVKITKTRLEALKKKKNSVIKYLKNDMADLIRTDHAYKAFCRAEGLLAEQNMIIYYNFIEQLCDCISGNLSLMNKQKECPEECKEAVQSLIYAAARFSEFPELRDLRSEFINRYGPPLEALVNKEFVDMLKPKSITEEMKLQLMHDIALEFSIEWNSKSLEQKLFKPPPPQQDQHRHEHNDEYEPKKSKDDAFSLNDDDGYKWVKNKDDACTKRDSHDLANKVHDKREHTFQERDDERIFTYRGRQNASDEKYKLQSSSEDEVFSVSRRDSTDQDSLLASSSSVGSVSEDEVDSKKPIPYRFIPPPYRRTTIEKESKIEETLQPNDKIAAEEANHPDDSIKETKPKPRSVRSRPLKPQPGHENFGSIERPLKPPPGRERVGSISDESARTKSSAMKQEEPRRGSRILKTDDDERDEEEKVMDGLLMHYGKKDSPHEPSKSSPCIKPPPSSQASDDVAKTSRLRNVISELTLPTGRTSSLRESGTTRLGRAVSAEPDIMTGRVHPNLPDYDELAARIAALKGR
- the LOC18110418 gene encoding uncharacterized protein LOC18110418 isoform X12: MFDCLTRSNFYTKCKTSVKITKTRLEALKKKKNSVIKYLKNDMADLIRTDHAYKAFCRAEGLLAEQNMIIYYNFIEQLCDCISGNLSLMNKQKECPEECKEAVQSLIYAAARFSEFPELRDLRSEFINRYGPPLEALVNKEFVDMLKPKSITEEMKLQLMHDIALEFSIEWNSKSLEQKLFKPPPPQQDQHRHEHNDEYEPKKSKDDAFSLNDDDGYKWVKNKDDACTKRDSHDLANKVHDKREHTFQERDDERIFTYRGRQNASDEKYKLQSSSEDEVFSVSRRDSTDQDSLLASSSSVGSVSEDEVDSKKPIPYRFIPPPYRRTTIEKESKIEETLQPNDKIAAEEANHPDDSIKETKPKPRSVRSRPLKPQPGHENFGSIERPLKPPPGRERVGSISDESARTKSSAMKQEEPRRGSRILKTDDDDERDEDDAAKTSRLRSVISELTLPTGRTSSLREPGTTRLGRAVSAEPDIMTGRVHPNLPDYDELAARIAALKGR